Proteins encoded in a region of the Macaca mulatta isolate MMU2019108-1 chromosome X, T2T-MMU8v2.0, whole genome shotgun sequence genome:
- the TEX13B gene encoding testis-expressed protein 13B — protein MALRPEDPSSGFRHSNVVAFINEKMARHTKGPEFYLENISLSWEEVEDKLWAILEDSEVPSEVKEACTWGSLALGVRFAHRQGQLQNRRVQWLQGFAKLHRLAAMVLASNLTEFKEQQEMECNKATFQLRITQTSLAEAQRERDKELASPRRQGQATVFPGLATARGDWTEGAGEQEKEAVAAAGAAEGEGEERFAEAGPAPEEALQGLGGGFRHPLGAVEQANYTFGGQREQDLRSAQTALSYFSGPGSTASLEPLPVQLPTSFTYSYPCPLSAFSAIPTIPPSPAKVTAPVPTQMPSNWGASDASLWSDVGAQGIDPQEPPRDRRDSEPHQQRRPPVYRRPGDWDCPWCKTVNFSRRENCFLCGRRIWLQRPQ, from the exons ATGGCCTTGAGACCTGAGGACCCCAGTAGTGGGTTCCGGCACAGCAACGTGGTGGCCTTCATCAACgagaaaatggccaggcacaCGAAAGGCCCCGAGTTCTACCTCGAGAATATATCCTTATCCTGGGAGGAGGTGGAAGACAAGCTCTGGGCCATCCTGGAGGACAGCGAGGTGCCCAGCGAGGTCAAAGAGGCCTGTACCTGGGGCAGCTTGGCCTTGGGCGTGCGCTTTGCCCACAGGCAGGGACAGTTACAAAACCGCAGGGTGCAGTGGCTGCAAGGCTTTGCCAAACTGCACAGATTAGCTGCGATGGTCTTGGCCTCAAACCTGACGGAATTCAAAGAACAGCAGGAGATGGAATGCAATAAGGCGACCTTCCAGTTGCGGATAACCCAGACCAGCCTTGCGGAGGCGCAGAGAGAGCGGGACA AGGAGCTGGCATCTCCCCGGCGGCAGGGCCAGGCTACAGTGTTTCCAGGCCTGGCCACTGCCAGAGGGGATTGGACAGAAGGAGCAGGTGAGCAGGAAAAGGAGGCGGTGgctgctgctggtgctgctgaaggagaaggagaggagaggttTGCAGAGGCGGGGCCTGCCCCTGAGGAGGCCTTGCAGGGGCTAGGAGGAGGCTTCAGGCATCCTCTGGGAGCTGTGGAGCAGGCAAATTACACCTTTggggggcagagggagcaggaTCTCAGGTCAGCACAAACAGCCCTGTCTTACTTCTCTGGGCCTGGGTCCACAGCCTCACTGGAGCCTCTTCCTGTCCAGCTCCCTACCTCATTCACATACTCATACCCATGCCCTTTGTCCGCCTTCTCAGCCATACCCACTATACCCCCTTCACCAGCAAAGGTCACAGCACCGGTTCCAACTCAGATGCCTTCCAACTGGGGGGCCTCTGATGCTAGCCTGTGGTCTGATGTGGGGGCCCAGGGAATAGACCCTCAAGAGCCCCCAAGAGACAGGAGAGACTCCGAACCTCATCAACAGAGAAGACCTCCAGTGTATCGCAGGCCAGGGGACTGGGACTGCCCGTGGTGTAAAACTGTGAATTTTTCACGGAGGGAAAATTGCTTCCTCTGTGGGAGGCGAATCTGGCTGCAAAGGCCTCAGTAA